A DNA window from Chryseobacterium sp. MEBOG06 contains the following coding sequences:
- a CDS encoding helix-turn-helix domain-containing protein codes for MENNDRTVPDVLKKLADLLGTELIDRKLEIPPQFGSGYCTGFIFNEHIRMLISNYELKKDIPIENKDINGAKKMIFFKFQNVFPGIEASGKGLHPSDVPSVLIGTSRINTDEVISIHSNTATINIEIDAAYLSGLFTLSEQSPVLQSLLQNSQPLLFEQMICPSLQWVVDEIVSGQSNETFTLFFLRVKAEELICRLLMELEKRDEKRLYDLNSHDIQTIYKVKKEILERLEIPPVINELSSRAGMSPTKLKRLFKQVFGNSIFSYYQEFRMKEAAFMLREKKYTVSEVGYKLGFTNLSHFSKIFLEHTGMKPKQYSMIN; via the coding sequence ATGGAAAATAATGATCGCACAGTTCCGGATGTTCTGAAAAAGCTCGCTGATTTATTAGGAACAGAATTAATAGACAGAAAGCTGGAAATTCCGCCTCAGTTTGGAAGCGGATATTGTACCGGATTTATTTTTAATGAACATATCCGGATGCTGATCAGTAATTATGAACTTAAAAAAGATATTCCTATTGAAAACAAAGATATTAATGGGGCAAAGAAAATGATATTTTTTAAATTTCAGAATGTATTTCCCGGAATTGAAGCATCAGGGAAAGGATTGCATCCATCAGATGTACCCTCCGTTTTAATAGGTACAAGCCGTATCAATACCGATGAGGTGATTTCAATTCATAGCAATACCGCTACCATTAATATCGAAATAGATGCAGCTTACCTGAGTGGGCTCTTTACTTTATCAGAACAGTCGCCGGTTTTACAGAGTCTTTTGCAGAATTCTCAGCCTTTGCTCTTTGAACAGATGATCTGTCCTTCTTTGCAATGGGTTGTAGATGAGATTGTTTCCGGGCAGTCCAATGAAACTTTTACACTTTTTTTCTTAAGGGTAAAAGCCGAAGAATTAATTTGCAGATTGCTTATGGAACTTGAAAAAAGAGATGAAAAACGTCTTTATGATTTGAATTCCCACGACATACAAACCATTTATAAAGTCAAAAAAGAGATTCTTGAACGTTTGGAAATTCCGCCGGTTATCAACGAACTTTCATCACGGGCAGGCATGAGTCCTACCAAGCTGAAACGGTTATTCAAACAGGTTTTTGGAAACAGTATTTTCAGTTATTATCAGGAGTTTAGAATGAAAGAAGCCGCTTTTATGTTGCGTGAAAAAAAATATACGGTCTCTGAAGTTGGCTATAAGCTGGGATTCACCAATCTGAGCCATTTTTCAAAAATATTTCTGGAACATACCGGAATGAAGCCTAAGCAGTATTCTATGATAAACTGA
- a CDS encoding MFS transporter gives MNLSEKADQGSQRFRYIKLCIFFSGLSVFAQLYLFQPMLPMAAEHFNVSVGDTSLLVSSSTIGMALGLLFFAFKADSYSRKKLMVFSLVSSALLTIISTWIPSLSILIAIGVLKGFVVSGVSAVALAYLTEEVSSLAVPMAISMYLSGNTIGGMSGRILATLIAGELGWRNAVLIIGIESLILGVVFWKLFPESRFFNPQKTDYHLKVKQMKFFLTNPYMLRLYFIAALLMGTFVSVYNYLTFRLEAKPFSLSHFIIAFIFLMYIFGVFGTMIVGKLSKRFRMNDILKGSILFMLAGALLLLSENIYLLIFGLGLFTLSFFSAHTMASQMTALYAKRGKSSATSIYWLFYYFGSSILGSGTGYLLHAYSWNIFIAILTVAVIIALFLATANTSKEGKRIQ, from the coding sequence ATGAATTTATCTGAAAAAGCTGATCAGGGAAGCCAACGTTTCCGATATATAAAACTTTGTATTTTCTTTTCCGGGCTCTCCGTATTTGCACAACTTTATCTTTTTCAGCCGATGCTGCCCATGGCTGCGGAACATTTTAATGTATCTGTAGGTGATACTTCATTGCTTGTATCATCATCTACCATTGGAATGGCATTGGGATTATTGTTTTTTGCTTTTAAAGCTGACAGTTATTCAAGAAAGAAACTGATGGTATTTTCTTTGGTTTCATCTGCTCTGCTTACGATTATTTCAACCTGGATTCCCAGTCTGAGCATTCTGATTGCAATCGGTGTACTGAAAGGTTTTGTTGTATCGGGAGTATCAGCCGTTGCCCTCGCCTATCTTACGGAAGAAGTAAGTTCCTTAGCTGTACCGATGGCTATCAGCATGTATCTCAGCGGCAATACAATTGGCGGAATGAGCGGGAGAATACTGGCAACTCTTATTGCGGGAGAGCTGGGATGGCGAAATGCTGTTCTGATCATTGGAATTGAAAGTTTAATTCTGGGTGTTGTATTCTGGAAACTTTTTCCTGAATCAAGATTCTTCAATCCACAGAAAACAGACTATCATTTAAAGGTTAAGCAAATGAAGTTTTTCCTGACGAATCCATATATGCTTCGTTTATATTTCATTGCAGCTCTGCTTATGGGAACCTTTGTGAGTGTATATAATTACCTTACTTTCAGACTTGAGGCTAAACCATTTTCTCTAAGCCACTTTATCATTGCTTTTATATTTTTAATGTATATTTTCGGGGTATTCGGGACTATGATTGTGGGGAAGCTTTCCAAAAGGTTCCGGATGAATGATATTTTAAAAGGTTCTATTCTTTTTATGCTGGCGGGAGCTTTATTACTCTTATCAGAAAATATTTATCTCCTTATTTTTGGACTTGGCCTTTTTACTCTTTCATTTTTTTCAGCACATACTATGGCCAGCCAGATGACAGCACTTTATGCTAAACGCGGAAAATCCTCTGCAACTTCTATTTACTGGCTGTTTTATTATTTTGGTTCAAGTATTCTGGGAAGTGGTACCGGATATCTTCTTCATGCCTACTCATGGAATATATTTATCGCTATTCTTACAGTGGCTGTCATCATTGCGCTTTTCCTTGCAACGGCTAATACGTCTAAAGAAGGAAAAAGAATCCAATAA
- a CDS encoding response regulator transcription factor, protein MNDRILIADDHYVVRAGTALVLESAYPGLKIDFAENYEQVKKMLGIQYYNLLILDIDMPGTQYKKMISELKDIQDTIKILVFSGYDKDVAIQYIREGAEGYLNKQSSEEEIKNAVKTVIEKGYFYPTELIGLIIQNKRDNPAEKLSSREYEIFKLLADGNGNLEIANKLNIQMSTVSTYKKRIFQKLDVGNIAELIKVYEMMH, encoded by the coding sequence ATGAATGACAGAATCTTAATCGCTGATGATCATTATGTAGTAAGAGCGGGAACTGCTCTGGTACTGGAATCTGCCTATCCAGGTCTGAAAATAGACTTTGCAGAAAACTATGAGCAGGTAAAAAAAATGCTGGGAATACAATATTACAATCTTCTTATTCTGGATATTGATATGCCCGGAACTCAATATAAAAAAATGATTTCTGAGCTTAAAGATATTCAGGATACCATAAAGATTCTTGTATTTTCCGGCTATGATAAAGATGTTGCTATACAATACATCAGAGAAGGAGCTGAAGGCTACCTGAATAAACAAAGCAGCGAAGAGGAAATTAAAAATGCGGTGAAAACAGTAATTGAGAAAGGCTATTTTTATCCAACCGAACTCATCGGACTTATTATTCAGAATAAAAGGGACAATCCGGCAGAAAAGCTATCTTCCAGGGAGTATGAGATTTTTAAACTTCTGGCGGATGGCAACGGAAATCTCGAAATTGCCAATAAACTCAATATCCAGATGTCTACTGTGAGTACTTATAAAAAGAGAATTTTTCAGAAGCTTGATGTAGGGAATATCGCGGAGCTCATTAAAGTATACGAGATGATGCATTAG
- a CDS encoding ATP-binding protein, whose amino-acid sequence MRVWALFFACLYLNIYGQRHTSTWYNIDNGLPQSSAKAIVKDLYGFIWISTENGLVRYDGSSFITFNNFKINNLHFGEFIGDPLLDNIAVLNSFQENKIVIKNRFPTLAKLSDSDKTILLKGNNPIYRVSNNGISSNFYNDIQYFIQLKNSAYYFTERDAVIYKNEKGSDIKIKLPFSNKNLSSTFVCNETLFVNDPKSRKTYSIYKGKFSVSAKHSLFNDPDSRIYWQQITNQTFIINHNNIYIAEYKGGALTLKLLVKYDEIGRHSYYSMFYDKDFDKLYLGTLNNGLNILSLSNFYVAKKEADFANNIYFASLPFSKSTIITEDGTEFGKNGIVHQYPFGSSDNYLMMYDSSGNILIQKRKGVFRFYKDSGYRKKDSSVMKKGFEIFMKSGNMYASSFSDLSNYRLQISRKDVAAQPDFTYHFKNFINTFFQYSENEVLAASSDGLYSIVLGTDIITPVQRNIEVKSIIRTKDNQVWVMTSKNGFYLFKNHKLIKIPNDRNNSLQSAHYILEDQKGYYWISSNNGLFKVPKKQLLKYAVDKKTPVYYYRFTKKDGFLTNEFNGSSEPNAYALENGEFVFPSMDGFVFFNPDSIKTYYPEKKNLYLERIKIGNAETQHFYGSIDLKNNYKTADVFIDIPYFSNLENLYLEAKISGQENSEWEQVSTGRELKYTISNLSPGNYSLRVRMLVSPDGAYEEKTVRFSIEPLFYQTLLFRVSATVIILVIIMIIVQLTTNFLRIKNKALKQLVHNKNSELKETSLTLEVVKSELQKETEYQKKLVETISHDITTPIRFIAMLSQKLYASDDVELQKKYFDSIYKSSEQLYQFTLNLKEYTELYKAENIFEEKEYPINRILEIKRKLFFEIAKEKNTVIINTTGATVYSKVNESILTAIIHNILDNAVKNTLEGEIILNIKENNQHSIIIITDTGSGMSADQIINYVNLFNNPKLETPSFKGKGLGLHMVIHLVKKIKAGIHFRQNDPKGTIVEIILNKN is encoded by the coding sequence ATGAGAGTTTGGGCATTGTTTTTTGCTTGCTTATATTTAAACATTTATGGACAACGCCATACTTCGACATGGTATAATATAGACAATGGACTTCCGCAAAGCAGCGCTAAGGCCATTGTTAAAGACCTATATGGATTTATCTGGATTTCTACCGAAAACGGACTTGTAAGATATGATGGCAGCTCCTTCATTACTTTCAACAATTTTAAAATAAATAACCTCCATTTTGGAGAATTCATTGGTGATCCGCTTCTTGATAATATAGCTGTACTCAATAGTTTTCAGGAAAATAAAATCGTCATTAAAAACAGGTTTCCCACATTAGCCAAACTTTCCGACAGCGATAAAACAATTCTTTTAAAAGGCAATAACCCTATATACAGAGTATCCAACAATGGTATATCATCTAATTTCTATAATGATATTCAATATTTTATACAGCTTAAGAATTCGGCCTATTATTTTACGGAAAGAGATGCCGTCATTTATAAAAATGAAAAAGGAAGTGACATCAAAATAAAACTGCCATTTTCCAACAAAAACCTGAGCAGCACTTTTGTTTGCAATGAAACTCTTTTTGTCAATGACCCGAAATCCAGAAAAACGTACTCTATATATAAAGGGAAATTTTCTGTTTCAGCAAAACACAGTCTCTTTAATGATCCTGACAGCAGAATCTATTGGCAGCAGATTACCAATCAGACTTTTATTATCAATCACAATAATATTTATATTGCAGAATACAAAGGAGGTGCGCTTACATTGAAACTTCTTGTAAAGTATGACGAAATAGGAAGGCATTCTTATTACTCCATGTTTTATGATAAAGATTTTGACAAACTTTATCTGGGTACTCTTAATAACGGGCTTAATATTCTCAGTCTTTCGAATTTCTATGTAGCTAAAAAGGAGGCCGACTTTGCGAACAATATTTACTTTGCCTCTCTCCCATTCAGTAAAAGTACAATTATTACTGAGGACGGAACAGAATTTGGAAAAAATGGTATTGTGCATCAATATCCGTTCGGAAGCAGTGATAATTATCTGATGATGTATGACAGTTCCGGAAATATTCTGATCCAGAAAAGAAAAGGCGTTTTTCGGTTTTATAAAGATTCAGGGTACAGGAAAAAAGATTCTTCTGTGATGAAAAAAGGATTCGAGATCTTTATGAAAAGTGGAAATATGTATGCTTCTTCATTTTCAGATCTTTCTAACTACCGGCTGCAGATTTCAAGAAAAGATGTAGCCGCGCAGCCTGATTTTACTTATCATTTTAAAAATTTTATCAACACTTTTTTTCAATACAGTGAAAATGAAGTACTGGCAGCCAGTAGTGACGGCCTTTATTCTATAGTTTTGGGAACTGATATCATTACTCCTGTCCAGAGAAATATTGAGGTCAAAAGTATCATCAGAACTAAAGATAATCAGGTCTGGGTTATGACCAGCAAAAACGGTTTTTATCTTTTTAAAAACCATAAACTGATCAAAATACCAAATGACAGGAATAATTCTCTGCAATCTGCGCATTATATCCTTGAAGACCAAAAGGGTTATTATTGGATATCTTCCAACAACGGATTATTTAAAGTTCCAAAAAAACAGTTATTAAAATATGCTGTAGACAAAAAAACGCCCGTATACTACTATCGTTTTACCAAAAAGGATGGCTTTCTGACTAATGAGTTTAATGGCAGTTCAGAACCTAATGCTTATGCTTTGGAAAATGGAGAATTTGTATTTCCTTCTATGGACGGCTTTGTATTTTTCAATCCTGACAGCATCAAAACTTATTATCCTGAAAAGAAAAATCTATACCTGGAACGGATAAAGATCGGGAATGCCGAAACTCAGCATTTTTATGGTTCCATTGATTTAAAGAACAATTATAAAACTGCTGATGTATTTATTGATATTCCTTATTTTTCTAATCTGGAAAATCTCTACCTGGAAGCTAAAATATCGGGACAGGAAAATTCGGAATGGGAGCAGGTCAGTACAGGAAGAGAACTGAAATATACGATCAGTAATCTGAGCCCGGGAAATTATAGTCTGAGGGTGAGAATGCTTGTATCTCCGGATGGGGCGTACGAAGAAAAGACAGTCCGTTTCAGCATTGAGCCTCTTTTTTATCAGACCTTATTGTTCAGGGTATCTGCCACAGTGATTATTTTGGTAATTATTATGATCATCGTTCAGCTGACGACCAATTTCTTAAGAATCAAAAATAAAGCGCTGAAACAGCTTGTACACAATAAAAACTCAGAACTTAAGGAAACATCGCTCACTCTTGAAGTGGTAAAAAGCGAATTACAAAAAGAAACTGAATACCAGAAGAAGCTTGTAGAAACTATCAGTCATGATATTACAACACCCATAAGATTTATAGCAATGCTTTCTCAGAAGCTTTATGCATCGGATGATGTTGAACTTCAGAAGAAGTATTTTGACAGTATTTACAAGTCCTCTGAGCAGCTTTATCAATTTACACTGAACTTAAAGGAATATACTGAACTTTATAAAGCGGAAAATATTTTTGAGGAAAAGGAATATCCTATCAACAGGATTCTGGAAATCAAGAGGAAATTATTCTTCGAAATCGCAAAGGAAAAAAACACCGTTATTATCAATACAACGGGAGCGACAGTTTATTCCAAAGTGAATGAAAGTATTCTGACGGCTATTATTCATAACATCCTGGATAATGCGGTAAAAAATACACTTGAAGGAGAAATCATCCTGAATATCAAAGAAAATAACCAACACTCCATAATAATCATCACTGATACGGGATCAGGAATGTCTGCAGATCAGATCATCAATTATGTGAACCTGTTCAACAATCCTAAACTGGAAACCCCAAGTTTCAAAGGAAAAGGACTGGGTCTGCATATGGTCATCCATCTTGTCAAAAAAATAAAGGCCGGAATTCATTTCAGGCAAAATGATCCTAAAGGCACGATTGTGGAGATAATACTCAATAAAAACTAA
- a CDS encoding helix-turn-helix domain-containing protein — MKRGKEITHQYFTFLNQHIQDVISGTVAEFMEVNEIAGELAVSHKHLTDTIKKETGQHPCHFYDENIIKEAKKMLTASDLSVAEIARIFTYDPSNFSKFFKKMTGITPGEFRISTKI; from the coding sequence ATGAAAAGAGGCAAAGAAATTACCCATCAATATTTTACGTTTCTGAATCAGCACATTCAGGATGTTATCTCCGGAACTGTGGCAGAGTTCATGGAGGTAAATGAAATTGCAGGAGAGCTGGCTGTCTCTCATAAACATCTTACGGATACCATAAAAAAAGAAACAGGGCAGCATCCTTGTCATTTTTATGATGAGAACATTATTAAGGAGGCAAAGAAGATGCTTACTGCTTCAGATCTGTCGGTAGCAGAAATTGCCCGTATTTTCACGTATGACCCTTCCAATTTTTCAAAATTCTTTAAAAAAATGACGGGGATTACTCCCGGAGAATTTAGAATTTCAACTAAAATATAA
- a CDS encoding aminotransferase class I/II-fold pyridoxal phosphate-dependent enzyme gives MSINFTTATFRDFENIPDFDIVKRADIFYDFLDYMKSNGHMNYRLKNNSGCSSVMNVDIENTQNDYVSFVSNDYLGFTQHPKVKQAAIDGIQKYGTGAGASPLIGGHFVFHDDLEKKISSFFGKKQEEAVIFTTGYTANSATLQILMQKEDIAIIDMAVHASVHEGCVFTNSKTFPHNNLDALEHILKTSEDKFRTKLVIIDGIYSQDGDVSPLKEIYNLVKKYNAYLMVDDAHGVGILGETGRGALEEAGLIDKVDFITGTFSKTFGNIGGYVICDKKMAAFIRFQSRQQIFSATAPPSTMGIIKAIELIDEEPMWRLKLWENINYFKKGLNDIGLDTGNTCSAIVPVKIGDPNVTGDVGKLLIQHGVYTNPILYPAVARKDARIRMAVMATHERKHLDKTLNAFEDINNKLHIAKKFNNNHA, from the coding sequence ATGAGCATCAATTTCACAACAGCAACATTTAGGGATTTCGAGAATATCCCAGACTTTGATATAGTTAAAAGAGCTGATATTTTTTATGACTTTTTGGATTATATGAAATCCAATGGTCATATGAACTACAGACTGAAGAATAACTCAGGATGTAGTTCTGTAATGAATGTAGATATAGAGAATACACAGAATGATTATGTAAGTTTTGTTTCTAATGATTATCTGGGCTTTACCCAGCATCCAAAAGTGAAACAGGCTGCCATTGATGGAATTCAGAAATACGGAACCGGAGCAGGTGCTTCACCATTGATCGGGGGCCATTTTGTTTTTCATGATGACCTTGAAAAAAAGATTTCATCTTTCTTTGGAAAGAAGCAGGAAGAAGCTGTAATATTTACTACCGGTTATACCGCAAATAGTGCAACCCTTCAGATTCTTATGCAAAAAGAAGATATTGCTATTATAGATATGGCTGTGCATGCCAGCGTACATGAAGGATGTGTATTTACGAATTCAAAAACATTTCCTCATAATAATCTGGATGCTTTGGAACACATTTTGAAGACCTCAGAAGATAAGTTCCGTACAAAATTGGTTATTATTGACGGTATTTATTCACAGGATGGTGATGTTTCACCTCTGAAAGAGATTTACAACCTGGTGAAAAAATATAATGCTTATTTAATGGTAGATGATGCTCATGGAGTGGGAATTTTGGGAGAGACGGGAAGAGGGGCGCTTGAAGAAGCAGGACTGATAGATAAAGTAGATTTTATTACAGGTACATTCAGTAAAACTTTTGGTAATATTGGAGGATATGTAATCTGTGATAAAAAAATGGCGGCTTTTATAAGGTTCCAGTCGCGCCAGCAGATATTTTCTGCTACAGCACCGCCATCTACAATGGGAATTATAAAAGCTATAGAACTAATAGATGAAGAGCCGATGTGGCGTCTGAAACTTTGGGAAAATATAAATTACTTTAAAAAAGGATTAAATGATATAGGATTGGATACAGGAAATACGTGTTCCGCCATCGTTCCGGTAAAAATAGGGGATCCTAATGTGACCGGTGATGTTGGAAAGCTTCTTATACAACACGGAGTCTATACCAACCCGATATTATATCCTGCAGTAGCGAGGAAAGATGCAAGAATCAGAATGGCGGTAATGGCCACTCATGAGAGAAAACATTTGGATAAAACGCTAAATGCATTTGAAGATATCAATAATAAATTGCATATTGCAAAAAAATTTAATAACAACCATGCCTAG
- a CDS encoding TetR/AcrR family transcriptional regulator → MPRKVVQGPIRDKEKTKQKLLAAVGKILRVKGYSGLKVSKIAAVAGFDKKLIYEYFGSTDKLIDEYIKSQDYWSNNLAGSNGEIDLSDGGKELSKIALINQFESLKKNKELQKIILWELSEHKPILRKLADEREEMGDVMFKNITDPYFGEDKAKRFRAIMALLISGAYYLNIHTAANGSTFCGLDMKNEEGRSEIEKAIVEIIDFAYQK, encoded by the coding sequence ATGCCTAGGAAAGTTGTACAGGGTCCTATCAGAGATAAGGAGAAGACCAAACAGAAACTGTTGGCCGCAGTTGGTAAAATTTTAAGAGTAAAGGGTTACTCTGGCCTAAAAGTAAGCAAAATTGCAGCAGTAGCTGGTTTTGATAAAAAGTTAATCTACGAGTACTTCGGAAGTACAGATAAGTTGATTGATGAGTATATCAAATCTCAGGATTACTGGAGTAATAATCTTGCAGGCAGTAATGGAGAAATCGATCTTTCGGATGGAGGGAAAGAACTGTCTAAAATTGCTTTAATTAATCAATTTGAAAGCTTGAAAAAGAATAAAGAACTTCAGAAGATTATTCTTTGGGAGCTTTCAGAACACAAACCTATCCTCAGAAAATTGGCGGATGAGCGCGAAGAAATGGGAGATGTAATGTTTAAAAATATTACAGACCCTTATTTTGGAGAAGACAAAGCCAAAAGATTCAGGGCCATCATGGCTTTGCTTATTTCAGGAGCTTACTATCTGAATATTCATACCGCTGCGAACGGAAGTACTTTCTGCGGACTTGATATGAAAAACGAAGAAGGTAGATCGGAAATAGAGAAAGCTATTGTAGAAATAATAGATTTTGCTTATCAGAAGTAA
- the dnaX gene encoding DNA polymerase III subunit gamma/tau yields MENFIVSARKYRPQEFNTVVGQSHITDTLEHAIEENQLAQALLFCGPRGVGKTTCARILARKINEKDGSVSEDGFAYNIYELDAASNNSVDDIRELIDQVRFAPQVGQYKVYIIDEVHMLSSAAFNAFLKTLEEPPAHAIFILATTEKHKIIPTILSRCQIYDFKRITIEGIQEHLRTIAQKENIQYEDDALYLIAQKADGALRDALSIFDRLSTFSQKNITLAKAAEVLNILDYDQYLNIVDLAKENKIPEVLSAFNGIVKQGFDPHIFIAGLGNHFRDLMMAQNTSTMDLIEVGEKTKSKFIEQGQKWNPQQLIDGIEICNHADINYKNSKNPRLTVEIALMQLASLTANSDVTKKKNS; encoded by the coding sequence ATGGAAAATTTTATAGTATCTGCAAGAAAATATCGTCCCCAGGAGTTCAATACGGTGGTAGGACAGTCCCATATTACGGATACTTTAGAACATGCAATTGAAGAAAACCAACTGGCTCAGGCGTTGCTTTTTTGTGGTCCGCGTGGAGTAGGTAAGACTACTTGTGCCAGAATTCTGGCAAGAAAGATCAATGAAAAAGACGGTTCTGTTTCAGAAGACGGTTTTGCGTACAATATCTATGAGCTGGATGCTGCATCCAATAACTCGGTAGATGATATCAGGGAACTGATAGATCAGGTACGTTTTGCACCACAGGTAGGTCAGTATAAAGTATATATCATCGATGAGGTGCATATGTTATCTTCTGCTGCCTTCAACGCTTTCCTTAAGACTCTTGAGGAACCGCCTGCTCATGCTATTTTCATTTTGGCAACCACCGAAAAGCATAAAATTATTCCAACCATTTTATCCCGCTGCCAGATCTATGACTTCAAGAGAATTACGATTGAAGGCATCCAGGAACACTTAAGAACGATTGCCCAAAAAGAAAATATTCAGTACGAAGATGATGCTTTGTATCTGATTGCCCAGAAGGCTGATGGAGCACTTAGAGATGCACTGTCCATTTTTGACAGGCTCTCTACATTTTCTCAAAAAAATATCACCCTGGCGAAAGCTGCAGAGGTTCTAAACATCCTGGATTATGACCAATATCTGAATATTGTAGATCTTGCCAAGGAAAATAAGATTCCTGAAGTTCTTTCCGCTTTTAATGGTATTGTAAAACAAGGTTTTGATCCTCATATTTTCATTGCAGGACTAGGCAATCATTTCAGAGACCTGATGATGGCACAGAATACTTCCACTATGGATCTTATTGAAGTAGGAGAGAAGACAAAATCCAAATTTATAGAACAGGGACAGAAATGGAACCCTCAGCAACTGATAGACGGTATAGAAATTTGCAATCATGCGGATATCAATTATAAGAACTCCAAAAATCCCAGACTTACAGTTGAAATTGCATTAATGCAATTGGCTTCGCTGACTGCCAACTCAGACGTCACTAAAAAAAAAAATTCCTGA